The following DNA comes from Nicotiana sylvestris chromosome 10, ASM39365v2, whole genome shotgun sequence.
GGAGATAAACTTTCATATGAGATATGGTTGGCAATAGAATATGGGGTGTAAATGTTTGTAGGCAGAGTGACAAAGTCCTTGAGTCATAATGAAGGATGTTTGGTTCTGAGAGAACTCCTCAGAGTAGGACAGGTCTCAATTGCATTAGACAAAGGACTAGGCATACCTTCAGACAAAGTAGGAGAAAAGTTATCACCAATTGATTGAATAGGTGAATTGGTGTGAGAAGAATGACTAACATCTGAGGAAACTTCTTCACAGATAGGAGATGAAGAAGGAGGCATGAATATAGGAGGAGTGACAGAATGAGAGTCTTTGAATGAGAAGACATCCTCTCTAAAAGAAACATCCATATTAACAAAGAAGTTTTGTGTAAGAATATCCAAGAGAATGTAACTTTTCTGAGTGTATGCGAATTCTATGAGCACAACAGGCTTTACCCTAGGCATAAACTTGTTTGTCTCCTGTACTTACCTTGCAAAACACAAGCAGCCAAGAGTTCTGAGATGTCCCAGCTAAAACTTCCTGTTGTACAACAACTCATAAGGTGAATGGCCCTTCAATACTGAGGATGACAGTTTGTTAATCAGATATGCTGCAGTAAGAACACAATGACCCCAGAACTTAATGGGAATGTGAGCTTGAAATCTCATAGCTCTGGTGACTTCTAGGGGGTGCATGTGCTTCCTCTCAGCTACTCCATTTTACTAAGGAGTGTAGGCACATGTAGTTTGATGGATGATGCCAAGGTTTTTGAACACAGTTCTACATACTGAATTTTAGAAATTCAATGTCGTTATCAAACCTTACCATCTTAACTGTTTTATTAAACTGTGTATGCATAAAGGCAATGAACTGTGGCAACACAACACAAACATTAGATTTTAATTTCAATAGGAAGAGCCAAGTCATTCTAGTGAAGTCATCAACCACTGTGAGAAAGTATTTATAACCATTAAAGGTTGCAGTTTTATAAGTTCCCCAAACATCTACATGAATGGGATCAAATGCACTTGTACTCTTGATACTACTAGTAGGAAATGGTGGCCTGAACTATTTAGCACAAGGACAAACACAACATTTATTGACAGTATTGGTAATACTAGCTAGTTTTACAGGAAAAGGTTTCCTCAGAACAATAATGAACACATGGCCACGTCTCCTGTGCCACAAAACCATATCAGTAGAACTAGTTCAGAAGTCAGTCTTTGAGCTAACAGCTGCCAAAGATACAACAGTCAGTCTCTTATTTCCATGTTGTTGTAGGAAGTACAAGCCATCTCTTTCTCTACCAATCTCCTTCACCCTACCATTGAAGAGATcctaaaacacacaaaaatcaggACAGAAAGAGGCAAAGCACCTTAAGTCTCTTGTCATTTTTGATAGTGACAGCAAGTTGTACTTGAATTATGGCACATAGAATACTTCTTTTAGGGTATTGTTGTTTGATGTTTGACTGTCTCCAACATGAGTCACCTGGGTGATAGCTCCATTTGGTAATACAACTTTTCTAGAGTAGGGTTCAACTATAAAAGCTTTATTTAATAGATTGACATTAGACACCATGTGGCTAGTTGCTCCTGCGTCAATGATCCACTCTTGTGGACTAGTGGAAGCTAGTAAAGCAATATTAGTACCTGCTGCATTAGCTTGAGACCAAAGTTCAACTTTTGTTTGTGAACTAGAGGTTGGTTGTCCACAAGGCTAGTAAAGCAATACTAGTAGGAATCATTTAAGCCCATAAGAAATTGATACAACTTTTGTCTGTGAAGGTATTCAATAAATTTCTTAGTTTTAGGGCAGTCACAGCCAGGTTGTGGCACTAGGTCTTTAGTCTTATCCCATAAGTCCTTGAGTTTCGAATAATACACAGTGATAGGGGAGATACTGTGTATTAGAGTTGTAATTTCCTTATGTAGATTGTAGCATCTAGTGTCATTTACTTTGTCAAAGTGCTCTTGCAAGTCCATCCACACAGTGTGGGCATTGGTCGCATATGCAGTTCCACTAATCAAAGTCGATGCTACAACATTCATCAGCCATGATAACACGATTGCATTACACCTTTCCCATTAATACCAATATTTCTCAAAATCTCTCCTTCTTCCACCTTCCGTCTACCATCCTGAGCTTATTTCGACCTAGAAGAGCAATTCTCATAGACCCATACCACAACAAGAAGTTATCTGTTAATTGAAATGAAATCAGTGAGATTCCACTCATATCAGTAGGTGCCAAATAGAGAGGATGAGTGACTGCAATCTAAATTCCTTCTTCAAATTCATCCTCTGATAATACTTGAGATGTTTCAGTCATAGTTGCAGTTGTTTCCTGCTCAGAGTTGTCGACCGCTATTTTTGACTACTTAGGGCTTCGAATTGAGATGCGAAGAAGAGAATTGAACAGAGAAGAGAATAGAGGAGATGATTACAAATTCGAATCAATTTGCGAACTTCAATCCATAGCTcgaagctctgataccatgttagatTTCAAAGAATCAGTAAGAGGAAGAATGATTAATTACATCAATGATTAACCATAGCTCGAACTCTTATACTCTGTACAGCTGTATTTATACATCAATGATTAATTACCAACTTCCTAACTAACTAGTGGACCCTACAGTGCTTCCAACAACTAACTGCTTCCCTTACTCTCTATCATGTTATTCCTCTTGTTTCTACATTTTTGTTTAGTAAGAAGTGCTATTCCGATCCGTTTattaaacttttaaaataaaataaaatagagaaGTTTTGTAGtcattaattattattttgatgattccagTTAATTTTCTAAATATCACATGTGTTAGAAAATTATTATTGGGCCGGATCCACCCTTAAGGGATGTTAATTAGTCCGTTAATCAATTGGTTAGTCCACCTCTTAAAATTCTATTATAATATAATATACCATTATGGGTCTTGGAAAAGAGCTTTTTCCAATTACACATGATGGCGCGAGTTCAAAAGGAAAATTATCTGCATCAATATCTAGATTGTAAAAATAAGGGAGTTCATCCGTCTTGTGAGAATTTTCGATGACTGATGATATAAGTTATGATTGTTGTAAATTCATTTTCCCAGTAATTCTCCTAAATTAACTAGTATTTTATGTTAGTTACATCAACATGAGTTTAGTAGAGGTTATAGCTTatcaaaaaatttctttttgtctATCATTAAACATATATAAGACTTACAATTTTTATTATCAATATTGCAACTCCTATACTACTATTATGAACTGATATGGTTTTGTTTTTTGCTTTACAATGTGGCAGATTAAACCTTACTTTAGAGTAGAAAAATCATATGTCGTTGTATATTCAAGCTATCTAACTAATACAATTAATACATATCATCGCATTAAATATATTATTAGTAAGAAACATACACCATTTGTCTCATAATCATTATTAGCATCACCAATGCTTTTGCATAGTCcttatatatgtattaaaaaatttattaaatatttaattgtgAACTCAATTACTAATTTGAGATCGTTATAGGAACCCATAAATTTGAAAGTCTAGATCTGCCTTTGAGCATCACGATATTAAAAGTGCATCATTAAATTAGTTTTCGTAATTCCTTTGCAGAGGGTTGAATCACCTTAGCTTAATTATTGAGGTAATGTAAAAAGTTTAAAGTCACCAATTTATGCACCGAGAGAAGGATTGTGAAGAACAAAACATCATTACATTGGGTAATTGTATCTTAGTACAAAAACTACTACTTGCCGAAAGGTCCGCCGCTAAATGATTCAATTCGGCAAAAGTGGATTCTTACCAAAGTATATTAAGTTTAATTTGGGAAAATTATAATGTATAGTTGCTCCCAAAAATAATCTGATAAaatgtataatttttatataccTAATAAGTGTATATTTTCTGAATATTTGACTAGCAACTGTAAATATATTTGGCctacactactagaaattcgggcAAAATCATCCAAAAAAACTAACCAAAGTTAGTCGGTAATGGCCAATAACCGTCCAAAATGCGACCATTTACGTGCGGATGGTATTTTGAAGGTCGGAAGggcataccgaccaaagttggtcggaaattaccaaccaactttggtcggtcaattaaattaaagaaaaaattgcCAGAAAAACTGATCAAAGTTGGTCAAttttttaattatgtaattaaaaaatgcACCATCCGGGAATCGAGTAGGGGTCTATACCGTGgcaggatactattctaccactagaccaaTTTTGGTCGTTTTTTTGGCCGGTTTTTGACCGATCAAAATTAGTCGGTCGACCGTGGTCGGTTTTTACCGAATTTCTAATACGCTAATACGTAACTTTTGCCCTATTAATTTTCTCAAGTTCAAAGCATGTAGAATGGCACCTTATAGCATGGCCAAATTCTTAATTACCTGATCACGAATTTGGATGTTTCAGTCAGAACATTACTATATTAATTTCTTTGTATGAGGATGTAAACTAGCTAGGTATTCTTTTTTGTCAAAAGTTTGCCGTGACTAAAGATTAATATGCTgccaa
Coding sequences within:
- the LOC138880270 gene encoding uncharacterized protein — encoded protein: MNVVASTLISGTAYATNAHTVWMDLQEHFDKPCGQPTSSSQTKVELWSQANAAGTNIALLASTSPQEWIIDAGATSHMVSNVNLLNKAFIVEPYSRKVVLPNGAITQDLFNGRVKEIGRERDGLYFLQQHGNKRLTVVSLAAFRPPFPTSSIKSTSAFDPIHVDVWGTYKTATFNGYKYFLTVVDDFTRMTWLFLLKLKSNVCVVLPQFIAFMHTQFNKTVKMEVLAGTSQNSWLLVFCKKSYILLDILTQNFFVNMDVSFREDVFSFKDSHSVTPPIFMPPSSSPICEEVSSDVSHSSHTNSPIQSIGDNFSPTLSEVFSTIVEPTSYEEAVKGLRRVETMKAEIAAFEANHTWEVVSLPLGKMPISCKWIFKVKYKATEEVERFKAILVAKGYNQQEGIDYQETFGPVVKMVTVRTILSVAA